AAACAAACTTCCGTTGCTTGGGGATTAATTTTAGACAAATCTACTTTGATGCTTTCATCATCTCCTTCACCTTCTCCTGTCAAGTTATCGCCTGTATGTTCGATAGCACCGTCCGGTGATTTGAGATTATTATAAAATATAAAACACTCGTCAGAAAGCATCTTACGATTCTCACCCAAAATAAATGCAGAAGCATCCAAGTCAAAATCAGCTCCTGTACTTGATTGGTTTGTGTCCCATCCTAAACCGATAGTAAATTTTTGCAAATCAAGGTTTACTCTTTGCCCTTTTTCTAAATTTATCATAACATTGATAATTAATTAGTTACTTTTCCTTTTATGAAAAACAAAATCACACATACTTATCAACAAAGTACTGTAATCCACCTTTATACCCGACTCCCAGAGCTTCAAATTTCCATTCTCCGCCTCGTCGGTATAAGCGTCCGAATTCAACTGCTGTTTCTACAGAGAAATCTTCATCCAGATCATATCGAGCAATTTCTTCATCAGTATTCGCATTATAAATCCGAATATATGAATTATGAACCTGCCCAAAATTCTGTTTACGCTGTTCAGCCTCATGAATAGTTACGGTGAAAATAATTTCTTGAATAAGGGTATCTACCTTTTGCAAATCGATTGTCAAAATTTCATCATCTCCATCTGCACTATTACCACCCGTCAGGTCATCACCCGATGATTCTACTGCTTTATCAGGAGACACCGGATTATTATAAAAAACAAAAAAATCATCTGTAGGAAGTTTCTTTCTCTCATTCAGCATAAATGCAGATGCATCCAAATCAAAATCATAACCAGTACTTTGATTAGGATCCCAGCCTAATCCAACTCTCACTTTTGACAGGCCTATCTCTATTCTCTGTCCTTTCTGTAAATTAATCATAGTTTTATCTTTTTATTATGAAACGCTTTTTGTTTTATTCCCTTTATTCAAGGAGTATGCGCTACAAAGTTATGTAAAATACAGAATAAAAAAAGTATTAAGCCATTTTTTTACTAAAATATGATCAGCAACATAAAAATAGTAATAGAAGTTTCCCTTTGAATGGGATATCCTCATGCATTTTTATTTATTTAGATAAAGATTTTAATATATATATTTTTATTCAAATAAAATTATTTCAGATAAAACATACCGTTTAACCTACCTATTTCATGTATTTATTTATATTTGTAGAATTAAGCAATTCGCAAAAACAAATTATTTTAAGAAAGAACCATGGCTAAATTCGATTTTTCGAAAGTAACAGAAGGTATTTATAATGTTATAGAAACCGAAGAGAAAGTATTAATCAGCTTACAAGAAGAGACGATTACGTTAAAACGCAATAAGCAAAACCGTACTATCAAACAGATTCTCGGGCACTTGATTGATTCAGCGTCAAACAATCATCAACGCATGGTCAGGCTGCAATACTGCAAAGACTTGCTTTTCTTTCCTGATTATCGTCAGGATAATGATTTGTGGATAGCTCTGCAAGATTATCAAAATGAGGACTTCCACAATTTAATTCAATTATGGAAGTTCTTTAACCTACATATCATCCAAGTCATAAAGTCCGTAGACCAAACAAGACTGGACAGTTATTGGTGCGACTTTGAGGGTACAAAAGTCACTCTGCAAGATATGATAGAGGGTTACTTAGACCATTTACATCTACACATCCGTGAGATTCATGAATTGATTAACTCCTAATAAATACACCGATATGTCAACTTACACTCATTTCGCAAAACAGCCTGATGTGCTGAAACATCTGGTACTCTGTGAAGCCCTTCGGAACGAAACGCCACAGGTATATGTAGAAACGAATTCGGCATGCGCCATTTATCAAATGGCACATACACCGGAGCAGCAATATGGCATCTACCATTTCTTAGAAAATGCAAATGAGGATACAGCCCTGAAAAATTCCATTTATCACAAACTGGAAAGTACAGAAATGGCAAAAGGACATTACTTAGGTTCTCCTGCCCTGGCAATGAATGTATTAGGGAATCAAGCACAAAGATTTGTATTCTTTGATTTGGAAAAGAGTGCATTGGATAATGTGGCTTTCTACACAAAACAAATCGGGTTGGATGTATCTGTAGAAGTACACAATACCGATTCTTTGGAAGGAACGATGCAACTATTGCCTTCACTTCCCCGATCATCATTCATCCATATTGATCCTTACGAAATAGATAAGAAAGGCGATTCAGGCTACACTTATCTCGATGTTCTGATAAAAGCGACTCAATTAGGGATGAAGTGTTTATTATGGTATGGATTCATGACTGAAGATAGCAAAGAATCTCTGGACAAATATATCACATCAAGTCTAAAAAAAGAAGGTATCAAGAGCTACACATGTGTAGAACTCACGATGAATTCAATAAGGAAAGACAGTATTTTGTGTAATCCGGGCATTTTAGGAAGCGGTATTCTAGCAACAAACTTATCACAAGAATCTCAAAATATGATTCTTGATTACGGTAACAAGCTAGTCAATATATACAAAAATGCAAAATATAAAGAATACGATGGCAGTTTATCCATTCAACATAATATAAACCTTTAGATAATGATTCATTTAGCAACATCATTTACAGCCATTTATAGCTATATATTTTCTCATACATTTTCATACCTTTGAGAAAAAATACTCATCGCAATGAGAAAATTTTCCCAATGCGATGAGAAAGTTTTCTCATTGCAGTGAGAAAAGGCTCTCATCACAGTGAGAATAAATCTTGCACTAAAGACAGCTATATTGGACAACTATCTGTCGAAAAATCAGTCTATCTTTGTGATGTCAATTATTAAAAACAAATATAGAATGTCATGAAAGAAGCTTTGCAGATTCCTACTCCCGAAACATTGGAAAACCTCATAGGTAAAGATCTCTATAATATATGGTCTTCACTTTGCCAACTTATTGAACAGAAGTACAATATGGAACAATTGTGGAATCATGGCGGAAAAGCCTGGAAGTACGAATATAAATATCGCAGAGGTGGGAAAACGCTTTGCGCCCTATATGCCAGAGAGCAGACTTTCGGTTTCATGGTCATTTTAGGCAAAGACGAACGTGCCAAATTTGAATCACAGCGAGCTCTTTTCTCTAACGAAACGCTGAAGATATATGATGAAGCGACCACTTTTCATGATGGGAAGTGGGTTATGTTCGAGCTGAGAGATACCAGTTTATTCAATGATATGGAGCGCCTTCTATCCATCAAACGAAAACCGAACCGATAAATGATTGAATCTGAAATAAACAAGAAGTATTGCCAAAGTTGCGGGATGCCCTTACGCTTTGATATAGAGAAATATCTGGGTACCAACTCCGACGGTTCGCGAAGTGACGAATATTGCTATTATTGCCTGAAAGACGGAAAATATATCGTCGATATTCCGATGTCGGAGATGATTAATATTTGGATAAAATACACCGACAAGTACAATGAATATGCAGATACCACATATTCACCGGAAGAATTGAGAACTATACTCAACATGCGTTTACCTAAACTGAAACGCTGGAAACAGAAGTTGGAAACCAGCAACATTCACCACCAGAAGATTCAGGATATTATCGTTCATATCAATAATCACTTATTCGATTCTTTGGATACAGATATGCTAAGTGACATGAGCGGACTTTCCAAATATCACTTTAGAAGGGTGTTTCAGACCGTTAGCGGAGAAAATATAGGAAGCTATATACAACGGTTACGACTTGAACATATAGCACATTTATTAGTATCTACTGACTTTACAATCAATCAGATTTTGGAGCAGACAAACTATCAGACAAAGTTTAGTCTTGCCAAAGCTTTCAAGAAACATTTCGAAATAACGACTTCTCAATATAGGGAAAAATACAAGCCGATGCATGACGAACAGCATACGGTTATTGTCCCTGAAATCTGGTCAATTCAGCCAATGAAAATATTCTATATTGAAGTCGGTGAAAAATACAAGGATGAGCTTCGATATAAATTAATATGGAACAGGTTGATAAATTATGCCAGGCAGTATAATGAAAGTAAATCGAATTATAAATTTGTCAGTGTCAGTATGGACGACCCATCCATTACTCCTATGGATAAATGCCGCTTCTATCTCGGAGTAACAATAGATAACATGACACATGACTCTCAACCGGGAATCATGGAAATCCCCGGTGGTCGTTACGCAATATTCAGGCATACCGGAGATTACTCTTTATTGCACAAATTCTACCGGAGAATTTACGAAGAATGGTTTCCGAAAAGCAAGTATCGTCCTCAAAGTCCCTTTAGCTTTGAGATGTATATGAATCATCCTGATTCCACTCTCAAAACGGAATTAATTACTGATATTTATATTCCGGTCGTAAAGAAATAATAAATTATCAACACTCTAAAACAATCTATTATGGGAAAGATTTCAGAAATCATGCTATTGAAACAACCGGAACAATTCGCTTTGGCAGTTGAAGTACGGACAGATATGAACGGAATGTCGAAAGCTATTGGGGGAAATTTCGTAAGGATAGACTCTTTATTTAAAGAACAGAGAGAAGTCACAACAGATATTCCCTACGTTGAATATCCTGACTTTGAAAGTTTGACTGAACAGAATATCAGAATGATTATCGGCCTTAAATCACCCAAAGAATTACAAGGTAAAGAGGATATACAATCTATAATAATACCGGAAAGAAAAATAGTTTCCTGTCTGCATAGAGGAACTTATGCCGAGTTGGCTACCCTGTACAATGAAATGATGGAATGGATAAAGTCCAATGGATACAAGGCTTCGGGAACATCTATAGAGTATTATTATACCGGTCCTGATGCACCCGAAGAAGAACAAGTGACAAGAGTAGAAATGCCATTGTTGTAGATATTCCCTTAATACTTCCTTCGACAATGAAGCGGAGACTATTTCTTCATAGTCTCCGCCCTCATTTTTTTCGGCATTTTCTCTATTGCATATCTATTCAGATACTCTCCCAAAGAAGTTTATTCTCCTGGCAGTAGAACGTCAATTTACCACCATCCTTCAACCAGGAAAGATAGGAACGGACTGTACTTCCCACCAATACATATTGCTCGATAGTCATTGTCAGATTATATTTCTCAAAAACCTTTTGAAGAATACTATCACCGTCCAGCGGCTTTTTACAAATATCCAGTAATCCGTCAGCTATCTCGTACACTTTAGCCCGGTTGAGGGCAACAAGTCCTCTAATATCCGAAGTAACTTCCGCATGCGCCGGAACAAACATAGCCGCTTGCATATTTTCCACCTTATCCAATGTGTCGAGATATCGGGCAACATCATAAATAAACGAAACCTGATACTTCTCCAATGTAGTTTGGCTACTAATGCAATCAGCTAGAAAAACCGTATTGTCGGGAGTACGTAACCCTATCATATCAAAAAAATGTCCCGGAAGAGGTATAACTTCCAGTTCTTCAGGAAAATCATTATCCGTTAATTCCACTGCCTTACTTTCTTTAGCAAGCAAGAACTTACTTCTTAACTCTTTACACGGATAA
The DNA window shown above is from Bacteroides faecium and carries:
- a CDS encoding MBL fold metallo-hydrolase yields the protein MYELEQIGKQSYYINCPAKIGVYKQNDKDIYLIDSGNDKEAGKKVLKLAAQNNWEIKAIINTHSNADHIGGNHYLQQQTGCPIFTNGIETAFTNYPVLEPSFLYGGYPCKELRSKFLLAKESKAVELTDNDFPEELEVIPLPGHFFDMIGLRTPDNTVFLADCISSQTTLEKYQVSFIYDVARYLDTLDKVENMQAAMFVPAHAEVTSDIRGLVALNRAKVYEIADGLLDICKKPLDGDSILQKVFEKYNLTMTIEQYVLVGSTVRSYLSWLKDGGKLTFYCQENKLLWESI
- a CDS encoding DUF3788 domain-containing protein, which codes for MKEALQIPTPETLENLIGKDLYNIWSSLCQLIEQKYNMEQLWNHGGKAWKYEYKYRRGGKTLCALYAREQTFGFMVILGKDERAKFESQRALFSNETLKIYDEATTFHDGKWVMFELRDTSLFNDMERLLSIKRKPNR
- a CDS encoding GyrI-like domain-containing protein, with the protein product MGKISEIMLLKQPEQFALAVEVRTDMNGMSKAIGGNFVRIDSLFKEQREVTTDIPYVEYPDFESLTEQNIRMIIGLKSPKELQGKEDIQSIIIPERKIVSCLHRGTYAELATLYNEMMEWIKSNGYKASGTSIEYYYTGPDAPEEEQVTRVEMPLL
- a CDS encoding GyrI-like domain-containing protein, whose protein sequence is MIESEINKKYCQSCGMPLRFDIEKYLGTNSDGSRSDEYCYYCLKDGKYIVDIPMSEMINIWIKYTDKYNEYADTTYSPEELRTILNMRLPKLKRWKQKLETSNIHHQKIQDIIVHINNHLFDSLDTDMLSDMSGLSKYHFRRVFQTVSGENIGSYIQRLRLEHIAHLLVSTDFTINQILEQTNYQTKFSLAKAFKKHFEITTSQYREKYKPMHDEQHTVIVPEIWSIQPMKIFYIEVGEKYKDELRYKLIWNRLINYARQYNESKSNYKFVSVSMDDPSITPMDKCRFYLGVTIDNMTHDSQPGIMEIPGGRYAIFRHTGDYSLLHKFYRRIYEEWFPKSKYRPQSPFSFEMYMNHPDSTLKTELITDIYIPVVKK
- a CDS encoding 23S rRNA (adenine(2030)-N(6))-methyltransferase RlmJ, with translation MSTYTHFAKQPDVLKHLVLCEALRNETPQVYVETNSACAIYQMAHTPEQQYGIYHFLENANEDTALKNSIYHKLESTEMAKGHYLGSPALAMNVLGNQAQRFVFFDLEKSALDNVAFYTKQIGLDVSVEVHNTDSLEGTMQLLPSLPRSSFIHIDPYEIDKKGDSGYTYLDVLIKATQLGMKCLLWYGFMTEDSKESLDKYITSSLKKEGIKSYTCVELTMNSIRKDSILCNPGILGSGILATNLSQESQNMILDYGNKLVNIYKNAKYKEYDGSLSIQHNINL
- a CDS encoding DinB family protein: MAKFDFSKVTEGIYNVIETEEKVLISLQEETITLKRNKQNRTIKQILGHLIDSASNNHQRMVRLQYCKDLLFFPDYRQDNDLWIALQDYQNEDFHNLIQLWKFFNLHIIQVIKSVDQTRLDSYWCDFEGTKVTLQDMIEGYLDHLHLHIREIHELINS
- a CDS encoding TerD family protein; this translates as MINLQKGQRIEIGLSKVRVGLGWDPNQSTGYDFDLDASAFMLNERKKLPTDDFFVFYNNPVSPDKAVESSGDDLTGGNSADGDDEILTIDLQKVDTLIQEIIFTVTIHEAEQRKQNFGQVHNSYIRIYNANTDEEIARYDLDEDFSVETAVEFGRLYRRGGEWKFEALGVGYKGGLQYFVDKYV
- a CDS encoding TerD family protein produces the protein MINLEKGQRVNLDLQKFTIGLGWDTNQSSTGADFDLDASAFILGENRKMLSDECFIFYNNLKSPDGAIEHTGDNLTGEGEGDDESIKVDLSKINPQATEVCFVVTIHQAEERRQNFGQVHNSFIRVCNADTKEEILRYELEEDFSVETAVEFGRLYKKNGQWKFEAIGVGQKQGLQEYLTKYN